The Candidatus Binataceae bacterium genome segment GCAGAACTCGACGCCGAGATCGCGCGATGGGCTGCGACGGTTGACGCCGAGGCCGCGATGGCCCTGCTGCAGGAGGCGGGCGTCGCCGCCGGCGTCGCGCTCAACGGCGCCGACCTCGCCGCCGATCCGCACCTCACCGAGCGCGGCTTCTATGCGCCGGTCAAACTTCCCGACGGCTCATCGACTCGCGTGACGGGCGTGCCGATGCGTCTTTCGGCGACGCCGGGATCGATCCGCAGCGTGGCGCCCGAGGTCGGCGAGGATAACGACTACATCCTGGGCGAGCTTTTGGGGCTAAGCCGCGCCGAGCGGGCGGAATTGATCGCAGAGGGCGTGGTCTGGGGTTGATCTCGGTGACATCCTCCTGCGGCCGCCCAGGCGGTTCGCAGCGGCGGACCTGTCGGCGTGAAACCCGTAAAAAAATAGCGCGCCGGTGCAAATGCACCAACTCGCTCGCGCAGTGGCCGAAAGCGCTATTGCACCCGCGTCGTCATCAGCATGTATTAGGTATCGCTGTTGCTCCGGCTGAAAAAAGCGATGAAACAGCGACGGAGCGTATAGCGGCCAGTGTCAGCCAGCGTTCTCTCAAGCGCGCTTGCCGGGGTGGACGCGTTCCCGGTCGAAGTCGAGGTCGACATCTCGGGCGGGATGCCGCAGCTCAAAACCGTCGGCCTCGCCGAGGGCGCGGTGCGCGAGTCGCAGGAACGGGTCAAGGCGGCGATCAGAAATTCCGGTTACGAGTTTCCCAACCGCAAGATGTCGATCAATCTCGCGCCCGCCGACACCCGCAAGGAAGGCTCGTGGTTCGATCTCCCGATCGCGCTCGCGATTCTGGCCGCCGCCGCGGCGCGCTCAACACCGAACGGATGCGCAGCCATCTGATCCAGGGCGAGCTTGCGCTCGACGGCCGGATCAAGGGAATCCGCGGCGCATTGCCGAGCGCGCTGCTGGCGCGCGCAAAACATTACGCCGGCATCATCCTGCCGCGCGAAAACGCCGCCGAGGCCTCGGTCGCCAGCAACGGCACGGCGGTGCTGGGAGTCGAAACGCTCCGCGAGGCGGTCGATTTCCTCGAGGGACTGCGCGAGCTCGAGCCCTACTCCTCCAACGTCGACGACCTGTTCGTCGCGGCAAGCTGCTACGACGTCGACTTCAGCGAGGTGCGCGGGCAGGAGCAGGCCAAGCGCGCCCTCGAGGTCGCCGCCGCCGGCGGCCATAACGTCCTGATGGTCGGGCCACCGGGGTCGGGCAAGACGATGCTGGCCAAGCGGCTGCCGACGATCCTGCCAGCCACGACCTTCGACGAGGCGATCGAAACCTCCAAGGTGCACAGCGTGGCGGGCCTGATGGACGGTCGGGCGCTAATCGCGACGCGGCCTTTCCGCGCCCCGCATCACACCATCTCCGACGCCGGTCTGATTGGCGGCGGCACGGTGCCGCGCCCGGGCGAAGTCAGCCTCGCGCACAACGGCGTGCTCTTCCTCGACGAACTGCCCGAGTTTCGCAAGAACGTGATCGAGGTCCTGCGCCAGCCGCTCGAGGACCATCGCATCACCATCGCGCGGGTCATGGGCACGATGACGTTTCCGGCGAGCGTGATGCTGGTCGCCGCGATGAATCCCTGCCCGTGCGGCTTTTTCACCGACAGCCAGCGCGAATGCACCTGCGCGCCGCTGATGATTCAGCGCTACCGATCGCGCATCTCGGGCCCGCTGCTCGACCGGATCGACATCCACGTCGAGGTTCCCGCGGTCAAGTATCGCGAGTTGACCGCGCGCACTCCGGGCGAGACCTCGGCGGCGATTCGCGAACGGGTCAACGCCGCCCGCGGGGTGCAGCTCGCGCGCTACGCGGGCACGCGGATCTTCTGCAATGCGCAGATGGGCGCGCGCGAGCTGCATCAGCATTGCCAGGTCGAGGCCGCGGGCGAGCGGTTGCTCGAGCTCGCGATCAACCGGCTGGGGCTGAGCGCGCGCGCCAACACGCGCATCCTGAAGGTCGCGCGGACCTGCGCCGACCTCGACGGCGGCAAACCGATCGAGGCGCGCCACGTAAGCGAGGCGATCCGGTACCGTTCGCTCGACCGTCCCGCCGCCTAGGCGAGCTTCTTTCTTCGCTTCTGCGCTCCGCCCTTCGTTACAGCTTCGGCATCCCGCCGCTTTTCGCTATACCTGCTTAAACCGCGTGCGGCGCCCCGAACACGCCGCGGCGGTCCATGATGCCGACTGATCCGCTAGCCGAATTCCTGATCTCGCACGCCCAGGCGATCCTGCGCCTGCATCGGCGCGGCAGCGCCGATGCCTTCGGGCTCAGCCCGGCCGACCTCGGCACGGCGCTCTACCGCAGCGTGCACTCCTGGAATGCCGACGCCCAGCCGGCCGCGATCGACGAATACCTCGATGCGCTGCGCGCCGACGACCTGGTGCTCGCGTGCGCCTGCGCCAATGGCGACGAGCGCGCGTGGGAGGGCTTCATCGAAAAGTACCGACCCGTGCTCTATGCCGCGGCGCATACGCTTACCCGCGACGAGGCCGCGGCGCGTGAGCTTGCTGATTCGCTGTGGGCGGACCTCTACGGCGCCAACCCGCGCTCAGAGGAGCGCCGCTCGCTGCTGGCTTACTATGGCGGGCGCAGCGCGCTCGCGACCTGGCTGCACGCGGTGCTGGCGCGCCGCTTCGTTGATTTGACGCGCCTGGCAGCCCGGACCAGGCCGCTGGAGAGCCGTCCGAACGAGCCTGCGACGGAGGGAGATCCGTCTGACCCCGATCGCGCCCGCTACGTGAGCGCGCTCAGCATGGCGCTCAGCGAGGCGCTCGCCGCGCTCGAGCCGCGCGACCGGCTGCGCCTAGGCTACTACTACCTGGAAAGCCTCACACTGAGAGAGATCGCCCGGGTCCTGAACGAGCATCCCTCCAGCGTGTCGCGCAGGCTGCAGCAGACCCGCAGCGAGCTCAAGCGGCGTGTGGAGAGATGGTTGCGCCGCGAGCAGCATTTGAGCGAAGAACAAATCCGCCTGTGTTATGATTACGCATCGGAACAGTGGCCGTTCGACCTGGGACGCGCGCTTTCGGAGTCAAAATGATGCGGCGCACGCTGCACGTTTTTGATGCCGGCCCGTTCCAATTATCGGGGTAGGTGCGATTCGCGGGATTTTCCGGCAAGAGGGAGTTGGGGCTTGGCTCTCGAAGATTTAGACGATCGGTTTGCGGCCGCGGTAAGGGTCGCCCTTGCCGCCTCGCGCGGCTCCGGCGACGAGGAGGACGGCGCCCCCTCAAGCGCCGAGTGCCCCTCCGCCGACGCGATCGCGTCGTACTACGAATACGCGCTCAGCCGGGTCGAACGCGCGCGCCTGGAGGACCACTTCTCCGGGTGCGCGAGATGCCAGGGCACGCTCGCCGCGCTGCTGCGCGCGGCGCCGACGCTCGATAGCACTTCCGAGGCGGGCGCCTTCGCTGCCGCCGCAGCACGCAGAGCGGCGGCCGAGTCGCCAGGCGACCGCCAGCGATGGTTCCAAATCAGCCTCGCATGGCGGATCGCCGGAGTCTCCGCGGCGGTCACCGCTATGCTCGCGGTTGGCGTGGTCGCCGGGATGCGCGTCTACCAGAAGACCTACGGGCGCAAGAGCGAGCAGGTAGCCGCCATGAGCCCGGCGCCCGCGCGGCCTCATCGTCACAAGGCGCATCCAGGGTCTTCACCGCCGAGCGACGCCGAGTTGGCGCTCAATGACAACACGCTGGATAAAAAATCGCTGACCCGCGCCCAGGCGGCCGCGCCAAAGACGGGGCACGCTCCCGCGGCGGCAGCACTAAGTCCCCCGCTCGCGGCAGATAAAACGAATGGGCGGATGGCCGGCAGCGTCGTCGGCGGCATCGCCGGAACAACACCGCAATCGACGGCGCAGCAGTCTTCCAACGCGTCCTCAGCCGGCGAAGCGCCGCAACAGGAAACTCTGTCGGCAGCGCCGCCGACGGACAATAACCGCAATGGAGTCGGCTCCGAAGCGGCCGCGCAAGCGGCCGCCGCGCTCGGCGCGCTCGCCGTAACGCCCCTGCCGCCCGCGGCAACGTCTGGGACCTCCGCGCCTGCGCCCGCTGCGGTCCCGCCTGCGACACCCCCGACATCGGCCGCGGTGCAACCATCGGCGGGCAAGGACGCCGCGGCCGTCGCCGCCAGCACAATCGCCGCGGCCGGAACGGCGGCAATAGTTGCGGACAAGGCATCGGCGACGCCTGCTTCCGAGTCTGCCGCAAAGGCCGCGGCTCAAAGCGCCGCGGCGGGACTCCCGGCCAGTGGCGCCAATGCCCCGGCGCTAAAGACAGGGCAGCAAGCGCCGAAACAGCTCACGCAGGATCAGCTGGCGCAACAGGAACTGGCAAAGGCGCAACTCGCCAAGGCGCAGCACGCCGCAGAACTGGCCCGGCAGGAAGAGGCGGCGCGTCAGGTCGAAGCGGCGCGGCAAGCGGAAACTGCACGACAGGCGAAAGCGGCACAAGAGGCGGAAGCCAAGCGGCAGGCGCAAGCCGCCCAGCAGGCCGATGCGGCTCGGAAAGCAAAAGCGGCACAGGAGGCGCAGGCTGCCCGTCAGGCCGAAGCCGCCAGGAAAGCTGAGCTGGCGCGGCGCGCGGAAGTTGCGCGCAAGGCGGAGCAGGCGCAACGCGACGCCGATCTGAAGCGCCGGATGGACGAGGCGCGGCGCGAGGCGCAGGCCAAATCGGCTCTCGCGTCCTCGGCCCCCGCAACCGAAGCGGCGCCGCAATCGACGGCTATGCTGCGAGCTGAAAACCTGCCCCCGCAGCCGCGGCCGCAACCGTCGGTAGGCAACACCCGCGCGGGTAATGAAATCGCGATGGCCGAGCGCCCTGCGGTTATTGCACCTGCGGCCGCAAGAATCGCTCCCGGCATCCCGGTCGCACCGCACGCCGTCCTGGTTTCGTCGGCGGATCATTCCGCTTTCTGGTCGTTGCAGAGCGACGGGGTTATTTATGGAACCCACGATCGCAAGAGCTGGGCTCCGCAATACACCGGCGTGCAGGCGGAATTGCTCGCGGGTGTCGCGCCCTCGAACACGGTATGCTGGGCGGTCGGGCGCAAGGGCGTGATCCTGCAAACCACCGACGGCACGCATTGGACGCAGATCAGCTCGCCGACCACCTCGGACGTGATCGGAATCACCGCCCCCGGCAAGGACGTCGCGACTATCTTTACCGCAAGCGGCGCGACCTACAGCACCTTCGACGGCGGCAGCAACTGGCAGAAGGTCAACTGACCCGCCCTCCGGGGCGCCGACGGGGCTGAAGGTTTTATCGGGGCCAGGGCCTGAATCCGGCCGCCGTAAAAACCCGTCCAAAAAAATCCTGCAAACGATCGTGTCCTCCTCCGTTCCAAGTACCGAGAAACGGAGGACATGGGACCACACGCGATCGCTATTGCCGATGATTCGGTTCCCCGGCTAGCGCCGCGATTTGCGCTCTTCGCCCGCGCGCGGGCGATAGTTACGCGCGATCCGCGGGTTTTGCAGATCGCGTTTTTAGGCTCGCTCCTTCTGGCCGGCGCCTGCTTTCGCGACTTCTGCCTCCGTCCGGCGCAAATCGCGCTGACTTTCGCCGCCGCGCTTGGCGCGCAGCGATTGTTCGACCGGCTCACGCGCAAAGCCGCGCCGACCCTGCTCAGCGCCACGATCACGGCGCTTAGCCTCACGCTGCTTTTGCGCGCGGACAACCTGTGGGCGCAGCCTGCGGCCGCCGCGCTTGCGATAGCGTCGAAGTTCCTCCTGCGCGTACGCGGAAGGCATCTGTTCAACCCGGCCAATTTCGGCGTCGCGGTCGCGCTGTTGACCTTGCCAGGCGCATGGGTTTCGCCCGGCCAATGGGGCAGCGATGTCGCACTCGCGGGATGGCTGGTGGTGCTGGGCGCGACGGTTACGAGCCGCGCGCGTCGCGCGGACATAAGCTGGATGTTCCTCGGCTTCTACCTCGGCGCGCTGGCCGCGCGCGTCGCCTGGCTCGGCCAGCGATGGGCGGTCTGGACGCATCAGCTTGGCTCGGGCGCGCTGCTGCTATTCGCGTTCTTCATGATTTCCGATCCGATCACCACGCCGAGCCATCCGCGTGGCCGCGCCGCCCACGCCGCGCTGGTCGCGGCGATCGCCTACGCCTGGGGCTTCGGGCTCTTTCGCACCAATGCGGTGCTGTGGGCGCTCTTCGTCGCGGCTCCGATGGTCGCGGTGTGGGACGCGATCTGGCCGGCGCCCAAATTCGATTGGACGTCCTTGCACGGACGCCTCAATGCAAACGAGGGCATCAATGAAAACGCAGTGATCAATGCGGGCGAGAGCATCATGGCGAAAGAAGGCATCATGGCGAACGAGGGCATCATGCAAACGAAAACATCACCGACAGACGAGGTATCAATGGGCCGGATCGTATCCGCAAATCAGCCGCGGTCTCAAACGGGACTTCGACGTATCGCCGCAAGACTTATCGCATCAAGACTTATCGCATCAAGGTTTATCGGACTGAGACCGGCGCCGCGTAGGGCGGTGATGGTCCTGCTCGCGGCCGCGGCGGCGCTGGCGCTATGGCCACCGGCCGAGGCCAGGGCGTTCTGCGGCTTTTACGTCGGCCGCGCCGACGCGCAGCTTTACAATCATGCTTCGCAGGTCGTGATGGTGCGCGACGGCGATCGCACCGTGCTGAGCCTCATGAACGACTACCAGGGCGAACCCGAGCAATTCGCGCTGGTCATCCCGGTGCCGGTGGTCCTGCAGCAGGGGCAGATCCATATCGGAAACCGCGAGCTGTTCCAGCGAATCGACAGCTACAGCGCGCCGCGCCTCGTCGAATACTACGACCCCAGCCCGTGCGCGCTGCCGATGTCGGAGATGAACCTGCAAAACCACGCCGCGGCGGTGGCCGGGATGGCCTTCGACATGGCCGCCGCGCGCAAGGACGCCAAGGCGCTCGGCGTGACGATCGAGGAGCAGTACACGGTCGGCGAGTACGACATCGTGATTCTCTCGGCGACGCAATCGGACGGCCTCGAGACCTGGCTGCGCCAAAGCGGTTACAACATTCCGCAGGGGCTCAATGCCGCGCTCGCGCCTTACATCCGGCAGGGGATGAAGTTTTTCGTCGCGCGGGTCAATCTCAAGGAGCATCAGCGCACCGGGCTCAGCTACCTGCGCCCGATCCAGTTCGCCTTCGAGTCGCCGAAGTTCATGCTGCCGATTCGGCTGGGGATGATTAATGCGAACGGCCCGCAGGACCTGATCGTGTATGCGCTCTCGAGCGAGGGACGCGTCGAGACCACCAACTATCGCACGGTCAAGATGGCGAGCGGGATGGACGTGCCGGAGTTCGTGCAGAACAAGTTCGACAAGTTCTACCAGGCGGCGTTCGACCAGCAGGTCAAACGGGACGAGATGCGCACCGTGTTCACCGAATACGTGTGGAACATGTCGTTTTGCGATCCGTGCGCGGCGCCGCCGCTCAGCCGCGACGAACTGCGCCAGCTCGGCGTCTTCTGGCTCGACGACGGACCGCAAGCCGTGCCGCAACCGAGGATGCCGATGATCAACCCGGGGACGTCGCGGATTTTCCCGATCCCCGCGCCGGGCCCGGCACAAGTGATCCTGACCCGGCTGCACGTCCGCTATTCGGCCGATACCTTCCCCGAAGACCTCGCCTTCCAGCAGACGCAGGACCAGGAGAATTTCCAGGCCCGGTACGTGATCCGGCATCCATGGACCGGATCGTCCGACTCATGCTCGGCCGCGCCGGCCTACTTCGCGGAGCTCCGGCGCCGGCATGAAGCCGAGGCCGCCACGCTCGCCGATCTTACCGGATGGGACCTTGCGAGCGTGCTGCGGGAGGCGGGACTTAGTCCCGAAGATCGCCCGCAGCCATGGTGGCGGCATCTGTGGAATGCCGGACAGAACTGAGTCACGCGCGCTCCATCGACGGGCGCCCCGATGGAGGCGGGACCAATCTGCGGTCCTCGGCCCGCTACCTCGGAGCACCTGGGGCCGCGCGAGTTTAGCCTCCGCGATGCTCGCGCTGCCCCCAGCATACGATTACAGGCGCTTCCTGGAGCCCAAACCTGCCACGCCGAGACCACGCGGAAAACGCCCCTGCGAAGCCATGTTTTTAGCGCTTTTGTTGACTTGGGCCGGACGCTCGCCTAACTTTGATCATCCGGGCCGGTACATCGCTGCAAACCCAACTCCGCCGACGGCGTCTCATCACCCTGCTCCATGTTTGACACGTTAAGCGATCGCCTCGAAGGAGTCTTCAAGAGACTCAGAGGCCAGGGCCGGGTCACCGAGCGCAATATCGAAGAAGCGCTGCGCGAGGTCCGGCTCGCGCTGCTCGAGGCCGACGTCAATATCCGCGTCGTCCGCGATTTCATCGATCACGTCAAGCACAAGGCGCTCGGCCAGGAAGTGATGGCGTCGCTGACGCCCGAGCAGCACTTCATTCGCTTCGTCGCGATCGAACTGCGCGAGATGATGGGCGGCAGCACCCGCGAGCTCGACCTCAAGGTCAAGCCGCCGGTCAAAATCATGATGGTCGGGCTGCAGGGCTCGGGCAAAACCACTTCCTCGGCGAAGCTCGCGCGCTTTCTCAAGGACGAGCGCAAGCGTCATCCGCTGCTGGTCTCGACCGACGTCAGGCGGCCGGCCGCGATGGAGCAGTTGCGTGTGCTCGGCGCGCAGATTGGAGTTGCGGTACTGGAGACGCGCGAGACTGAAGACCCGATCGAAATCGGCAGCCGCGCGCTCGCCCGCGCCGAAACCGCCGGTTACGACGCCATCATCTTCGATACCGCGGGCCGCCTGCAGATCGACGAGGAGCTGATGGACGAGCTCGCGCGCCTGCGCACCGCCGTCCAGCCGCATCAGATCCTGCTCGTCGCCGACGCGATGACCGGGCAGGACGCGGTCAACGTCGCGCAGGGCTTTCACGATCAGCTCAAGATTTCCGGCGTGGTCCTGACCAAGCTCGACAGCGACGCGCGCGGCGGCGCCGCGCTCTCGGTGCGCGCGGTCACCGGCGCGCCGATCCTGTTCGCCGGCACCGGCGAAAAGCTCGCGGCGCTCGAGGTTTTCCATCCCGACCGCCTCGCCTCGCGCATTCTTGGAATGGGCGACGTGCTCACGCTGATCGAGAAGGCGCAGCAGAGCTACGACCAGACCAAGGCGAAGGAACTCGAGCGCAAGTTCAAGAAGAACGAATTCACCATCAGCGACTTTGCCGAGCAGCTGAGGACGCTGCGCAAGATGGGTTCGCTCGGCGATCTGCTGGGGATGATTCCGGGACTGAAAAAAATCGCCGGCCAGGCCGATTCCGAGGAAGCCCGGCGCGAGCTGATGCGGATCCAGGCGATCATCGACTCGATGACCGTGCAGGAGCGCAACAACCACCTGGTGCTGAACGGGCGGCGCCGCGCGCGCATCGCCGCCGGCAGCGGAACCTCGGTCCAGGACGTCAACCGCTTTGTCAAACAGTTCGAACAGACCCGCAAAATGATGAAAAAGTTCACCAAGGGGTCGGCCCTGGGCATGATGCGCGGCCTGGGCATTGGGAGCTAGAATACCCGTCAGGAGAGTTTAACCGTCTATGGCACTTGTGATCCGCTTGCGCCGTCATGGCAGCCGCAAGAGACCCTTCTACCGTATCGTGGTTGCGGACAGCCGCTCGCCGCGTGACGGCCGCTGTGTTGCCGAGATCGGCACCTATGACCCGTCTTTCGATCCGCCCAAGGTCTCACTGAAGAAGGACCAGGCCGAACGATGGATGGGCTCCGGCGCAACGCCTTCCCCGACGGTAAGGAAGCTCATGGTGCAAGCAGCCAGCACTGCCTAAATCTTCCGCTCTAGGAGCCAGCCATGAAGGAGCTTGTACAGTTCCTGGCGCAGCAATTGGTCAACAACCCCGATGCGGTAGAGGTCAAGGAGACCCAGGGCGATACTGCCTCGGTGCTTGAGCTGCGAGTGGCGAAGGAAGACCTGGGCCGTGTGATCGGCAAGCAGGGGCGCACGGCTAAATCGATCCGGACGATATTGAACGCCGTGGCCTCGCGGACCAATCGCAAGGTCGTCCTTGAAATCATAGAAGACAAGTAGTCCGCCCGAAAAAAGCAAGCTACGATCGAATGGCCAATCGCCGAGCGCGCCTGCTAGACGACCGGCGCTCCGCGCCGGTCGGGGCCGCGGGCGCCAAGCGCGAGCGTCCGCTCGCGCGCGCGACCGCCGACGGGATGTTGCGTGTCGGCTATGCAGCCGGCAGCCACGGCCTGCACGGCGCGATCCGCGTGCGCACGGACGACCCTGCTTCGACCACGCTCGGTGCGGTCGCGCGGCTGTTTGTCGAAACCGCGGGCGGCGCACGGCGCGAATTCAAAATCCTGGGCACGAGCGCGCTCAGCGCCGGCAATCATAGGGTCATGCTCGAGGGTATCGTCGATGCGGACGCGGCCGAGGCACTCCGCGGGGGCGCCGTGATGGTCGCCGTCGCCGACCTGCCGCCGCCTGGCGAGGGCGAGTTCTATTACTTCCAGCTCGCCGGCGCGGAAGTGATCCTGACCGACGGGCGGCGCCTCGGCACGATCGAGGACATCATCGCGACCGGCGCGCACGACGTATGGGTGGTCCGCGACGGCGAGCGCGAAGTGCTGGTGCCGGTCATCAGCGACGTGGTCAAGGCGATGGATCTCGAGGCGCGGCGAGTTACGATCGAAGCGGTACCGGGACTCCTGGACTAGCGGCCGCCAATCGATGGAATTCCACGTCATCACGCTCTTCCCGGAACTGTTCGCCGCCGCCAACTGGCCCGGGATGGTCGGACGCGCGCTCAAGGCCGGCCTGCTTACGATCGAGGCCCATGCGCTTCGCGATCACGGGCTCGGCAATCATCGGCAGGTCGACGATACGCCATACGGCGGCGGGAGCGGAATGGTGCTGCGGCCGGAGCCGCTTTTCGCCGCGATCGAAAGCGTGCTCGATGCGCATCCGGGACTATGGCGCGTGCTGCTGACGCCGCAGGGCGAGCCGCTCGACCAATCGATAGTGCGCGAGCTCGGCGCGCGCCGGCCGGGGCTGCTGCTGATCGCAGGACGCTACGAGGGCGTCGACGAACGCGTGCGCAGCGCGGTCGACCAGGAAATCTCGATTGGCGACTACGTGCTGAGCGGCGGCGAATTGCCCGCGATGGTGCTGACCGAGGCGGTTGCCCGCCTGGTGCCGGGCGTGCTCGGCAATCCCGAGTCGCTCGAGGAAGAGTCGTTCGCCGACGGCCTGCTCGAATATCCTCACTACACGCGCCCCGAGGAGTTTCGCGGGATGCGCGTGCCCGAGGTGCTGCTGAGCGGCGACCATCAGAAGATTCGCGCGTGGCGCGAGGCCGAAGCGCTCAAGCGCACCGCACGCCGGCGCCCCGACCTGCTCAAACGCCGCCGCCCCTGACGCTCGTCGGGCACCACACCTTGGCTGAGATCTTCCTCGCGCTGCTCCATCATCCGGTCGTCGACCGCAACGGCCGCATTATCACCTCGGCCATCACTTCGCTCGACCTCCACGATATCGCGCGCTCCTCTCGCACCTTCGGCGTGCACGCCTTTTACGTCGTCCATCCGGTTGCCGAGCAGCGCGAGTTCGCGCGCATCGTGATCGATCACTGGCGCATCGGCTACGGCCGCGCCTTCGACTCGCGCCGGTTAGAGGCGCTCGACCTGATCGAGATCGTGCCCGACCTCGACGCGGCGGTGGCCGCGGCCGAGCGCGCCGCGGGCCGGCGGCCGGCGATCATTCACACCTCGGCACGCGAAGCGCACGGCGTAAGCTTCAGCGCGATGCGCGAGCGGATGGCGGAAAAGGACGCGGCGCCGGTTTTGATAATCTTGGGCACCGGCTTCGGACTCGCGCCGGCGGCGCGCGAGCGCGCCGACCTCGCGCTCGAAGCAATTCGGGGCGTGGGCAACTACAATCATCTGTCGGTGCGCGCGGCCGCGAGCATCATTCTCGACCGCCTGCGCGGCCGCTGAGCCGCTCTCGATGATCGTAACGGCGGTACCGATGAACAGGTTGCTGCTCAACCGCCGCCGGACGATCAGGCGCGAAGCGCCCGCCCGCGCCGGCTAATGAATACAGCCCGGCGGGCTCGTGGTCGCGAACTGATTGCCGCTCCATAGATTGCCCGCGCAGTTCGGATTGCCGTCGAGCGCGTCGACGCCGAAACTCCCGTTGCCATTGCCCGATGCTTCGACGCCGACGATCCGGTTGTTCACGTTGCCAGCCGCGATCACAATGCCGTAGGCCTGATCGGGCTAGCTCGGTCCGTCGGCGCTGCTCGGATCGTTCACCGAAGCCAGAATGTTGCCGTTGCTCGGCGGTACCGGCGGGTCGGCCGTGCAGGCCTTGCCAAGCAGCCCGCCGCTGCGAAAGCATCCGAGATAGATTCCGGCGTTGGTGTTGCGCGACACGCTGAAATTGGCGATCACGTTGCGTGAAGAGGCGCGCAGCCAGACGCCGTAGGTCGCGCTGCCCATGACCGTCAGGTTGACGAGAAGCGCACCTGCACGCCGCTGAGTTCGATTCCCGCAAAGCCCAGCGTGCCATCGACGCTGACGCCGTCGAGGTAAGGCCCCGGCGCGGGACCGTTGATCAGGATGCCGGTGCGTGCGCTGTTATTCGCGGCGAGGGCGGTGCCATATCCCGCCCCTCCCTGCATCTGGATTCCCACCGTGTTGGTCTGCGCGGCCAGGTTCTCGAGCGTCACCCCAGGTGCGTCGACTTCGATTCCGGTGCCGAACCCCGTGACCGTCGCGGGCGCGTCGAGAGTGCCGCGGACAACCGCGCCCGCCGCGTCAGCCGTCACCAGCACGCCGACGCTCGCTGAACCTGCCGGCGACGTGGAGAGCGTAGTGCTCCCGAGATCCAGGATGACGCCGGGAACGTTGACATGGATGCAATCGCCGGGCGGAGTGGCGATCAGACCGGGGCCGGAAATGGCGTAGTCGCCGGCGAACTTTATTGCGCACGGACAGGCGACGATCGGGTTCGTGCACGCGCTCATCGCATGCGCGAAGGCGGGCCCGCACGACACGATCCAGACGATTGTGGTCACAAGCGCTGCGACACTCCGACGGGCCATACGGACCGCGTGGACCGTTTCGCCCGGTGAGCGATGAGGCGAACGTGCGCAGCCCCGCAATATAATGAGTTTCG includes the following:
- a CDS encoding magnesium chelatase domain-containing protein codes for the protein MSASVLSSALAGVDAFPVEVEVDISGGMPQLKTVGLAEGAVRESQERVKAAIRNSGYEFPNRKMSINLAPADTRKEGSWFDLPIALAILAAAAARSTPNGCAAI
- a CDS encoding YCF48-related protein; the encoded protein is MALEDLDDRFAAAVRVALAASRGSGDEEDGAPSSAECPSADAIASYYEYALSRVERARLEDHFSGCARCQGTLAALLRAAPTLDSTSEAGAFAAAAARRAAAESPGDRQRWFQISLAWRIAGVSAAVTAMLAVGVVAGMRVYQKTYGRKSEQVAAMSPAPARPHRHKAHPGSSPPSDAELALNDNTLDKKSLTRAQAAAPKTGHAPAAAALSPPLAADKTNGRMAGSVVGGIAGTTPQSTAQQSSNASSAGEAPQQETLSAAPPTDNNRNGVGSEAAAQAAAALGALAVTPLPPAATSGTSAPAPAAVPPATPPTSAAVQPSAGKDAAAVAASTIAAAGTAAIVADKASATPASESAAKAAAQSAAAGLPASGANAPALKTGQQAPKQLTQDQLAQQELAKAQLAKAQHAAELARQEEAARQVEAARQAETARQAKAAQEAEAKRQAQAAQQADAARKAKAAQEAQAARQAEAARKAELARRAEVARKAEQAQRDADLKRRMDEARREAQAKSALASSAPATEAAPQSTAMLRAENLPPQPRPQPSVGNTRAGNEIAMAERPAVIAPAAARIAPGIPVAPHAVLVSSADHSAFWSLQSDGVIYGTHDRKSWAPQYTGVQAELLAGVAPSNTVCWAVGRKGVILQTTDGTHWTQISSPTTSDVIGITAPGKDVATIFTASGATYSTFDGGSNWQKVN
- a CDS encoding DUF2330 domain-containing protein — protein: MGPHAIAIADDSVPRLAPRFALFARARAIVTRDPRVLQIAFLGSLLLAGACFRDFCLRPAQIALTFAAALGAQRLFDRLTRKAAPTLLSATITALSLTLLLRADNLWAQPAAAALAIASKFLLRVRGRHLFNPANFGVAVALLTLPGAWVSPGQWGSDVALAGWLVVLGATVTSRARRADISWMFLGFYLGALAARVAWLGQRWAVWTHQLGSGALLLFAFFMISDPITTPSHPRGRAAHAALVAAIAYAWGFGLFRTNAVLWALFVAAPMVAVWDAIWPAPKFDWTSLHGRLNANEGINENAVINAGESIMAKEGIMANEGIMQTKTSPTDEVSMGRIVSANQPRSQTGLRRIAARLIASRLIASRFIGLRPAPRRAVMVLLAAAAALALWPPAEARAFCGFYVGRADAQLYNHASQVVMVRDGDRTVLSLMNDYQGEPEQFALVIPVPVVLQQGQIHIGNRELFQRIDSYSAPRLVEYYDPSPCALPMSEMNLQNHAAAVAGMAFDMAAARKDAKALGVTIEEQYTVGEYDIVILSATQSDGLETWLRQSGYNIPQGLNAALAPYIRQGMKFFVARVNLKEHQRTGLSYLRPIQFAFESPKFMLPIRLGMINANGPQDLIVYALSSEGRVETTNYRTVKMASGMDVPEFVQNKFDKFYQAAFDQQVKRDEMRTVFTEYVWNMSFCDPCAAPPLSRDELRQLGVFWLDDGPQAVPQPRMPMINPGTSRIFPIPAPGPAQVILTRLHVRYSADTFPEDLAFQQTQDQENFQARYVIRHPWTGSSDSCSAAPAYFAELRRRHEAEAATLADLTGWDLASVLREAGLSPEDRPQPWWRHLWNAGQN
- a CDS encoding YifB family Mg chelatase-like AAA ATPase translates to MRSHLIQGELALDGRIKGIRGALPSALLARAKHYAGIILPRENAAEASVASNGTAVLGVETLREAVDFLEGLRELEPYSSNVDDLFVAASCYDVDFSEVRGQEQAKRALEVAAAGGHNVLMVGPPGSGKTMLAKRLPTILPATTFDEAIETSKVHSVAGLMDGRALIATRPFRAPHHTISDAGLIGGGTVPRPGEVSLAHNGVLFLDELPEFRKNVIEVLRQPLEDHRITIARVMGTMTFPASVMLVAAMNPCPCGFFTDSQRECTCAPLMIQRYRSRISGPLLDRIDIHVEVPAVKYRELTARTPGETSAAIRERVNAARGVQLARYAGTRIFCNAQMGARELHQHCQVEAAGERLLELAINRLGLSARANTRILKVARTCADLDGGKPIEARHVSEAIRYRSLDRPAA
- a CDS encoding sigma-70 family RNA polymerase sigma factor, giving the protein MPTDPLAEFLISHAQAILRLHRRGSADAFGLSPADLGTALYRSVHSWNADAQPAAIDEYLDALRADDLVLACACANGDERAWEGFIEKYRPVLYAAAHTLTRDEAAARELADSLWADLYGANPRSEERRSLLAYYGGRSALATWLHAVLARRFVDLTRLAARTRPLESRPNEPATEGDPSDPDRARYVSALSMALSEALAALEPRDRLRLGYYYLESLTLREIARVLNEHPSSVSRRLQQTRSELKRRVERWLRREQHLSEEQIRLCYDYASEQWPFDLGRALSESK